GTGGGGTCCTGAAGGGAACGGGGGGTTTGCCCCACTAGGAATGTTCTGGAGTCCTGCCTGTCTGGGCATCTACTTGATAGCCCGAGAGCGTCCCCAGCCACACTGTGCACCTGACGGCAGCACAGAGGGTTGTGGCCTGTGGTGGACCCTACCGCCTCCGCGATGTCCCCAggctccagccctgcctccagcacCCCAGAGGCTGGTGCCCCTTCAGCGGGGCCTGTGTGAAAATGGCTCACTCTGAAGATAATTGCTTTTTATTAATGACTTCATATGCCTGTGAGATTGCATGCTTGTCCCCCAGTCCCGTCACCCTCAGGATGAAGCCCgtgcccctctcctgccccttggCCTTGGCAGCACAGCCGTGGACGCTTCCCCCCGCCCAGCGTCGGCACTCGCCCCACCTCGGGTCCGGACTCCCGTCCGCTGGTGTGAGGCAGGCTGGCCCCTAACACCTGTGGGGGAGCTCCCGAAAACAAACAGCCAGAGCCGCTGGTCTCTCATCCCAGCTCAGGTTTAATTTTGCAGTGATGGGTGCACAGGGTGAATGAGTTTTAGGCAACACCCTCCAGATCCTACCCCCACGACCAGGATTGGGAGCTGAACATAGTTCCGCCCCCCAGCAGTCGCGCGGTGGGGAAGACCAGGGAGTTGCGGTCCATTTATGGACGGGTTTTCACACGGGCTTGGTTGGAAGAGTAGCTTTAAGGTCTGTCCTGATCGGTGGTCAAAGCAGGGACCATTCTGAGCAAGTGGCACCCACCCGCCCGGTCCTGCTGGAGCCTGGTCCCCCCACACAAGCCAGCTCAGCCCAACTGCGTGGGCCTGATggacccctccacccccgcccacGGCAGCCCCTGGCGTCAGACTCTGCTTCTCCAGAACCAAGGGCGGGCGGTCTGATGAGCGAGCGGCTTCCGCTCTCACCCAGCCACATCTAAAGCATTTTCTGCCCCCGACGGCCATGGGAGGGAAGGGACCGGTGATGGCTGGGGCTGCGGCAACTCCACGTGAGCTGTGGCCGCCTGCCGGGAGTGAAGCCGTGAGGACGGTCCGTCAGGGGAGGCGGCCCACGCCACCACGCACAGCAGAGCCCTGCCCGAGCAGGAAGCCGTGTCCCATGGCCGCACAGCCAGAGGAACGACCTCTGGGAGGGGGTGCAGACGGACGGCTGTGCCTTCCCAGCCTGGGCTGCTGCTCCGGTGGCCTCTGCCAAGGCTACAGGGTgcggaggggtggggtgggggtgcgtCCTTTTCTTCACGGTAAGCACTTGGGTGGGAGAACATTGCAAAGGCTGCCGGTAGGAAGTCCTCACGGCCACAGACAAGATGCAGGGCCCAGCAGACAGTTATGTCAGCCTGCTGTATCCTCACAAGGCCAGGAAGCTTCCGGAAATTTCTGAGAGAGATGATCACACACCCACTGCAGCCACAGAGCAGCAGCAAGGCTGGTGGCCCCGCAGCCCTCGCCCTGTGAACCAGGCCACAGACAGGCTTCTGTTCTGGAGGAGGATCGACTAGAATCTAGACTCAGCAGCcctggaggcagggcagggaagccGCGCCTGGGGCGCTGCCCAGGGCCCTGGAGGGGGCTGCCCTGGCGGACAGGACACGGCACAGCCCCACGGGAGCAAGTGTCAGTGCCGTCACCGGCATCTCAGAAGTGTCctgaaaacatgaataaacaGATCCATGTGCAGACTGGAAGTGATTCACACTTGAAAcgtttaaatataaattaagctATAACTTAAGTGACaaccaaaggaaaaacagaagaaaaaccaagACGACACTCAGCACCTGAGCAGGCTGAACACATACACAGGACACCCCAGACACGAGGCCGCTAGGCGATGCCATTTTCATTGTGCCAACGTTACACTCGGGGCGCTCGCGCGGCCACTCACGCCGTCTGGCACTGCACCCCGGCCCGCGGCCCGTCGTCGTCCTCCTCGTAGGCCTCCCGCTGCTGCCGCCAGTTCTGCTCGCCGGGGCTGAACTCCTTCAGCTCCACCTGGTCCATATCGTCCGTGACCCTCACCTTCTGCCGCGGGGGCAGCAGGGCCTCCAGCTGCGGGAGCTTGTCCTGAGGCAGCCAGTGTTTCTCGGGAAAGATGACCTGCAGGGCGAGGAGCGAGCGGTGGTGGTGGGCCGGCGCGGAGGCACGCCCGGACCCCGCCCGCGGCGGCCACACTCAGGAACTTACGAGGAACTGGATGATCAGGGTCCCTTTCTCCGGGGCTGCTTTGTAGATGGGCATCCCTTCGTTGCGCACACACCTCAGGTCCCCGTGCCGGATCACCTCGCCTGCCGCAGAGAAGGCTCAGTCAGGAGCGGGAAGACCCTGCCCGGGCTGGGGATGGGGACATGCCAGGGTGGCGCCCGGCCCCTCCAGCCCAAGGTGGACGAGCGTGGAAAGCGAACCAGGaaccagaaccctggggtcaggGCTGGAGGCAGTCCAGCCCACACTGGGGTCTGCCACAACAACTTCCAAAAGGCACCACCGGGTCTGGGCCCCAGAACTGCAGAACTCCCATCTCCCCCAACAGAAAGAAAGGGCCCAAGAGTCTCCCTGGAGATAAGCTGTTCAGCCTGGCAGTGACGACACAGACAAGGGAGTGAACCtgcagaggagtgggggaggggtgccaaACACTGGTTGCCGGGCAGCCAGCTCCCCACTGCGGACTTGGCAAGGGGGAGGCACCGAGCACCCTCTCCGGGGGCATGCAGGGGCGTGGGGCCTTCAGCTGCAGGGCCTTCAGTGGTCCTGTGTGCTGGAAAGTTCTGTCTCCATTCCTACCCCTCATGCTCCTGCCTCTGACTGACTGGGCCGGGAAGCCACCTGCGGAAGGCCCCTCTCCATCGGCTGCCAGGGCGCCTTCCCCACCCATCCTGAGTCTCTGTGCCTTGACAGCAGGAGCGAAGGGACGAGAAATAAGGCACAGCTACAAGACGGTGCGCGCAGGAAGACAGGACACGGAGCAGCGTCAATGAGCAAGACGGACAAGAGAAGTCTCCGGCAGAAGGTCCTCccaagccccagcccctcccGTCACCACGCTAGGAACAGggtctcccctctgccccaggccacCAGCAGGGTACTGCCCATGCGCAGTGGGATGCCGGGAGCCCTGCGACCGTGAGGCTTCCCACGACTCCCTGCGGACGCTGGCCTGTCGCATCCTCGGTGCCACAGTCGGGCCTGGGGCCACGTGAGCAGACCCTGAACCCACTCCTGCTTGCGACCTTCTCCCCTCAAGCAGGGAGGAACTAGGGACCTGGGAGGGGTCGTGGCTTGCAGCTTCACATGGGCGTTGCCTTACAGCAAGGTGCCCAAACGGGCTTCAGTGTCAACAGGAGGGGATGACCTTGGTACtgtttatttttacaactttctGTGAGTTTAAAgtttccaaataaaaagctttttaaaaaaagaaaaaactctgaTCGAGGCTTGGATCCAGAATCCATATCCTTTTACGTACAGAAAAGGAGGGAACAGTGTACAGGGAAGCCGCAGAGACAGTGAACGAGgccatgggaaggaaggaagcaaccGGAGGCCGGGCCCTCTACGGTCTGCGCACCCTGCACCGGTCACGCCACGCAGTGACAGGCAGGTCACGACCCACCCAGCTGCAAGCTACTCCCTGACCCTGGCAAGGAGGGCATGGGTGTGGCGAGGGGACCAGAGCAGCTCCACTCACGGCCAGAGTGTCAGCctgcacccccccgccccgcccagacGCATTCTGACACAGACGAACAGCCTCCATGTTGCCAGAGGCGGCTTCGTGTGTGCTGGGTGCACGTGCCCTGGAGGACACCGGCAGGCCTCAGTGCTGCCCCCCGGCCTGTGCGTGTGAGCAGCCGAGGCCAAGCTGACGGGCAAGGTCTCCTCAGGAAAACTGGACCTGACGGTGTCTCCCATGTGCCCACAGCACGGAAGCTGGAGGGGCACGCGCAGAACAGACCTCCACTATCTGCTTCCCACACTAAGTTTTTAAAGCTTGAGGTATGGGGCTTGGCCCCAAGATTGCTGCTGGGGGCCCTCCCCCTAACTTGGAATACTTTCTAGGAGCATATGTAAAGAGTCATAAAATTCTTCAGTCATCAGCAGGGACTCTAAACTTGAGAGCAAAGGACATGGTGCTAACGTCAGAGGTGAAGCGGGGCTAGCGGCCAGCAGCGTCCCAGACGCACCCACCCAGCCCAGCACTCAGAGACGCGCCTCTGAAACCTCACCCGACTTGGACGTGATCATGAGGATTCGATCATCCAGCGTTTTTAGCGTCTTCTTGAAGCCACAGAGGGCTTCAGAAagctgaattttcattttcatgatcaAGTCGTGGCCGCGCCTCTGAAAGACACTATGATCCTTCTGATCAAGCACAATTATGACATCGCCAGGCTCCAGCTCAGGCTCCTGGTCTCCTTCTCCGTGAAACAGAATCTTTTGCCCATCTTTCATACCTGTGAGATATTATCCTTTCTGATTAGCATTTCTCTTAAAAACCGTGCACTCTACAAAGCTCTGAAGACGGCACACGGCCCTTTGGGGACTTGGACGCATCAGACCTCCTGAGCTCATGGGCACGCGCACCAGAGCAGTGCTGGGATCACCGCGCGCCCGGGTCACCATCCACTTCTTGCTGCACCCCGGGCCCTGGCTCTGAGGGCACGCACAGTCACGTGCTTCAGTAGAAGTCCTGGAAAAACGCCCTCCTGGTGTTAATTTGTACACTTTGGTCTCATCTCTCATTAGTTCATATTCACCGGAGTAGGAACTCACAGAATAGCGTGGAAGTACCTGGAGAGCAGCTAACCATGAGAAAGGCCTTACACTGACGGTGTCGGGCGCACGGAGATGGGGGGGTGGGTACCTGGGAGCATCTGGGCAGTGAGGCAACCAGGTGCAGGAAGGAGCGAGCCCTCTGGCCGACAAGCGGCCAAGGCGGTCAAGAATGATACCAAGGGAATGGTATGAAATGGGGGAGGGTAGTTAACCAAACTCAAGGTCAAGCACCTTTCAGAGCACTGTAAAACCTTCATTCAAAAGGGGTTGTTTTTGACCTGGAAGAAGCCAGCTGCAGCACAAAGACTGGCTGGTGACCGGCCCGGCACTGAAGCCGGGAGGGCGGGGCAGCGGGACCAGTGTCTGCCGCGCTGCGCTCCAGGTCCCAGACGCCTGACCTGTGCGCCCCACGGTCAGCTGCCAGCAGCACACCGAGCAGGGAGGAGCGCCTAGCTGTGCGGCCTCACCTTTCTCCACGTGCACCTCGATAATCTTCTTCTCACGGATCACCTTGGAGCCACTGCAGCTGTCGCAGCGGTCCTTGGGGCTGATGCGCTCGCCCTGGCCCTTGCACTCGATGCACACGGTCTGGATCTGCTGCACCATGCCCGGCCCAATCTGCTGGATGTGGATCTGCATGCCACGGCCCTTGCACAGAGGGCACTTCTCCACAGACCCCTTCTTCCCGCCGACACCTGCAGGGGACGCGGGACTGAGAGCCAGGCTCCTCCACGGGTGGCCTGTGCCTCCGGCCAGCAAGGGCGGTCAGCAGCCCTTCCACGGGACACTGGGGTTGGAACTCTGTCTGCAGTCTTGGTCGGCAGTATATAGTCTGGAGGATTCTAACCCAGCAAGGAACATCCAGACCTTAACACGCGACTGTGAGTATCCGCAGCTTTGGCCCTGCCGGCCACATTCGTGACATGAGTTTCACCAGCTGGGCCTCCAGGTGGCCAAGGGGACTGGGCTGAGAGACTGGAGGGCAGCAGCCCCACTCGGCCAGCTCACGACCATGTGCGTCTGAGGTCACCAAGAcgacttttctttaaaaatcctagtttcaggggcacctgggtggttcagtgggttaagcctctgccttaggctcaggtcatgatctcagggtcctgtgatcaagccctgcactgggctctctgcttagcagggagcctgcttccccccactctctgcctgcctctctgcctgcttgtgatctgtcaaataaataaaatattttttaaaaaatcctagtttttaaaaactgtgttcaTTAAACTTGCATGCGAGTCAAGGGACTGTAAACCACAGCCAGCGTCCCGGGTCTCGGCGGCTCTGCCCGTTTCTGCCCACGCTGCCGGGGACCTGAAGCACTTCCTGCCCAGCCCTGTCACAGGACAGGTTTGCTGACCCCTAAGTGGGGTGAGCCCTCTGCACTTTTACGGGTTTAAAATAATGATCTACGTGTTAAATAAATGTCAGTCTGAATAAAGAACGTACATGGCACAGTAAAACAGACCTGGCCCTTAGGTCACCAGTTTGCAGTCTGTTGGACCCTtatatttgaaaagacaaaaaaatgacttttctccCCATTATGGAACAATCAGAACTGTTCCCAGGTCTAAGGGATCACAACCATGGGACTCATTCAGACATTCCCGCTTACCTTCACATTTCtcacaaattacatttttctgGAGGGCCAACTTCTTTGTGACTCCATTATACAAATCTTCGAGAGTTACAGACAGCTGATGGACAACGTTCTTGCCTTAGGGGGAGAGCGGGAACAGAGCAATGAGTAACACGGCAGGAGATGCAGTCGCCATGAGCTCCGGCTGCAGAGCCGTGTGGGGCGCTCACTCCCCCCCGGCAGATCAGGGTGCATcggccacacacacccccactaCCCCAGCCAGCCATGAGAACGAACACCCTTTATAGCTAAGGGCCAATCCCTCAATCGTTTATAGACATCGACCAAAAGACCTTACAtctttatttcctaaaaacaaaccTGAGGCCAGTGCCCCACGGAAGGGGCCCTAAAGAGCCCTTCTGTAATCTGTGGCCAAGTGGGAACTCTCTCCTCTGCTGAACTCTTATCTGTGGGCCCCATGTCTTTGGGGAGGGAGTCTGTGCACCCAGGGCCAGGCCAGAGTCGGATGGCTCGCAGGGTCCAGGGGCTCCCTCGGAGCTCCCTCGGTCGTGAAGACGCACTGTCCTGTTCACTGGCCGGCAACACGGACACGGGAGCTATTCACCACGAGACAGGGAGAGCACCAGGCAGGAGGGGCCCGCAGTTTCCATCGTGCCCATCGTCAAGTACATGAGCCAGCAGCCCCGACATGGCGCCAGGGCTCTTCCTGAGGGACTCGGGATTCTCAGCACCCTGTGTTCGAGAGCGGGTGGCCAAGCTTCTGAAGCTCAAAGTCGACAGACACTGCCTCATCCCTCCAGGGCCTCTCACTGCAACAACCCGCAACCCGCCCTTCGTAAACACCGGGGCGGAGCTCATACCTCATTTTACCCAGGATCTCAGTAGGCTAGGCTATCTGGACTCAAAGCAGAGTATCCACAGTCAACTGGACAGGGAAAGGGGCCACTGGGGACCATGCGTAATAGCCAGCGGCGGCAGCGCGTGGCCTGGCCGGCGTCACAGCTGCCTGGGGCCCTCGTTCACCTCCTGGGGATAAAGCCATGAACCACGACGCACGGCGGAGTGCGAGGCGGGCAGGCTCTTACCAACCTGGTCACACCTGCGCACCTGTGGGGGGACGGGGCCCGCGGACTGAGAAAGCGAGACAGCCCACAGAGCGCCGGCCGGAAATGGAGCGCACGGACCGGGtcggggggcagggacaggaggtgCTGTGATGTCCTGTAGGACACCCCATGGCCTGACCCTCATGAGCGAGACGCAGACAGCAAAAGGAAcgtcctccccccccccgccccactcacACCCGCGGGCTCCCGTCGGGTAGTGTCCGCAGGTGTCAGGCGCGTGTCCAGGTGCCAAGAGGCTCGGGGTGGTCTGgacactggggggtgggggagctagTTAAGGCTAATGATCCCTTTTAAGGCATGACCTGCCCCGATTCCCATGACTGGTAGCATTCAAAAATTATGAAACTTGGTTAGTGTCTTTAAAGGCACTCACCTCTCCTCTCTCGAGCCATCCGTCCCCCGCCCCCGAAGAACATGTCGAAGATGTCCATGGGTGAAGAGAAGCTGGGGCTGCCTGAGCCTCCTTCCTTGATGGCCTGCTCGCCGCCCTGGTCATAGATGTCTCTCTTCTTTGGGTCTGAAAGCACTTCATAAGCCTGGGATATGAGCTTGAACTttaaagtagagagagagagagaaggtgtgagCCGCTCGGTAGACCACGACTCTGAGGTGCTGGCGGAGGTGTTCCGCACACAGTCACGCTCCCCAGCAGGCCACGCTCCCTCTGGAACCCGGCTGCTCAGGAGCGGGGGACTATGGGGCCTGCGGGGAGCGGTCGCTCCTCCCAGCCTCACCTGCACCCAGCTTGAAGCCAAAGACCGTGAGGTCAGGCTGGGTGTAACCCGGCGCCCAGCAAGGGCCCGCTTCCCGGCTACGGCCGCCGGCCTCCCCGGCCCCCGCCGTGCACTAGCTCATCCACACAGGGACGCAGCGGCAGACGCCTCAGGGGCACCTGTCCACGCATGCTGCTGACACGTGTGAACCCGTCCTCCGGGCCCGGCCCAGTCCCCCGTCTCCGGTACCGCCAGCGCCAAAACcgtgcttcccttcccctcacacCTCAACTGGCAGCAAACCCTCTGCTCCAGTCCCTAAGACACCGCCCTCCTGCCACCAGCGTGCCACAGGGATCCGGCTGTAAACAGAAGTATCAGAAAACCCGGACTGAAAGACATTCAGCAAGACAGACCAGGGAACCAAGTGCCACATGTGACTGCAGATTGGGGGGTGCGGGGGTGACTACAGGAGGCCCTAGAGCGACTGCAGAAGGCAAGTCTTTCCTCAGGGTCCGAGTTCTCCGGCGAGGCCAGCGCGCACAGGCTGAAGCCACACAGGAGCATCAGGGCCGGGAGGTGAAGCAGGCGCCCCACGTTTGtgtggggcgggagggggcccAGCGCTCACTGCCCCACGCTCCTCTGGGTacataggtcttttttttttttaatcaaagggCAGGGgggacatggatttttttttttttttaagattttatttatttatttgacacagagagagaaagagaaatcacaagtaggcagagagagagagggaagcaggctctctgctgagcaaagaacccggtacaggactcgatcccaggactctgagaccatgacctgagctgaaggcagaggcttaacccactgagccacccaggcgctccatggatgtttttaaaataaaattagaacacTATGAAATATCTGCGCTCTGTCCTCACCACACCGCATGCCTACGCCACAGAGGCCACCTTGCGCCCAGGGCCGCGCCGGAGCTCCTCAGTGGCCTGCACCTGTCCTCCACGTGCCGGCCTCGGGGTAGCCCACGGCACCCAGAGCCGGCCGGCACCCAGCCCACTGCCCCAGCTCTTCGAGGCAGCCTGTGGCCCCGGAATCCAAGCCAGACCTCACTCTAGGCCACCCGGCCAGCTGCTGCCTTGCGCTCCCTacagcaccccccgccccccaccacagCGGCCAGTCCGAGAGCGCAGGGCACACGGTCAGCCACGCTCAGCCATGACCCGGGACCCAGAGCCACGTCTGCGTGTCTGATGAATGGCTTGAGGCCAGGAGTTCAGAAATGAGTACGGGACGTAGGGTGCCTCCAGAGTCCTCTCCAGTCTGTCAAACGGGGTCCCTGTCAACAGCCTACGGCATGGCTGGCTCCACAGCCGGAGAAGAGAACGTGCTAGAAGCAACCGAACATGGAAGCAAACAGAGAAGCTGGGTTTCCTCAGATCGCTGAGCGAGATCCACTCTAATTAACCAGCAATAAGCACGAGCTAACAAGTAACGAGCCAATTTAACAGACCCAGTCCTCAAGGGATGTCAGGCGAGCTCTCAAGGCAGCCACGTCTTGTGCTCCgttgtttctctctgtttctgcgAAGCAGCAGGCCTCCCTCGCCCCTACCCCATCCAAGACAGGAAGACTGCGGCGTGGGGCGCAGGAGCCCCGACCTTCCGGGCCCGGCTGCACGTCAGGGACCAGATGAATACGCTGCCCGGGAACTTCCACAAGGACCACTCCCCAAGTCCTCCCAACACCTGAAAGTCACCCAATGACCAGTCTAAGAAGTGGAAACGCCCTGTCCCTTGGGCAGTTAACAATGGGCCGCATCTCTGGCAGGGTGCGGGCACCCACAGCCCTGAGCAGGCCCGCCACACCCCTGCGGCTCCAGCCCCCCCTTCCAGTCGTCCCACCCCCTCAGCTTGAGCTCAGTGCTCTCACCGGCTCACCTCTCTGACTGTGGTCACGTCGTGGGACCGAGATCACCGCGTGGCTAGGAAAACAGGACTTCGGGACGATGTCACGGGTTGGAAGCGTGTCTGTGACATGGGCTGGCGAGCAAACCACCATCACCCCGCGGGAGCCCATGTGCACAGCGGCCCGGGAGCGGCGGCAGGGTGCCGTGTGCGGCGGCGCTCCTCTACAGGCTCGCGCTTCTCGTACTGCTACGCTCTTGTgtgagtttttaatattttatttatttatttacttatctgacagaaagcggcagagagatcacaagcaggcagagagagagggaagcaggctccccggtgagcagagagcccgatgcaggactcgatcccaggaccctgagatcatgacctgagctgaaggcagaagctttaacccactgagccacccaggtgcccctcacgtGTGACTTTTAACTTGAAAATCTATTATTCCAATGAAAAGCTACAGTGAAGTTGGCCAAAAGCCCGAATTCCTCTCCAGCTGTGGAAGGTAAGAGCCCTGACCTGCGAAGGGGGGCCCCCTGGCCCGCGGCCGAGCACCCCGTGGAAAAGCCACCACAGCGGGC
This Mustela nigripes isolate SB6536 chromosome 13, MUSNIG.SB6536, whole genome shotgun sequence DNA region includes the following protein-coding sequences:
- the DNAJA4 gene encoding dnaJ homolog subfamily A member 4, which encodes MDIFDMFFGGGGRMARERRGKNVVHQLSVTLEDLYNGVTKKLALQKNVICEKCEGVGGKKGSVEKCPLCKGRGMQIHIQQIGPGMVQQIQTVCIECKGQGERISPKDRCDSCSGSKVIREKKIIEVHVEKGMKDGQKILFHGEGDQEPELEPGDVIIVLDQKDHSVFQRRGHDLIMKMKIQLSEALCGFKKTLKTLDDRILMITSKSGEVIRHGDLRCVRNEGMPIYKAAPEKGTLIIQFLVIFPEKHWLPQDKLPQLEALLPPRQKVRVTDDMDQVELKEFSPGEQNWRQQREAYEEDDDGPRAGVQCQTA